Proteins encoded within one genomic window of Humulus lupulus chromosome 1, drHumLupu1.1, whole genome shotgun sequence:
- the LOC133798967 gene encoding phenylalanine--tRNA ligase alpha subunit, cytoplasmic: protein MAEEAILGFLDNNTQISDSGQFATDQGLDHNEVVNVIKSLHGFRYVDAEDIKKETWVLTDEGKMYAATGSPEILLFLAIPPEGIPKDELQKKLDPAVYKIGCAQAAKNKWVELGKLVTRKVQQAEDKVKNLLLQIQEGKVVGQDDIKALKARKLIAQQTWKGYSVKKGLNYAPKRKKVATDLTRENLQRGDWKELEFKEYNFSAKGLPIEGGHLHPLLKVRQQLKDIFRQMGFEEMPTNNFVESSFWNFDALFQPQQHPARDSHDTFFLQAPSTTNELPEDYVERVKAVHESGGYGSRGYGYDWKREEADKNLLRTHTTAVSSKMLYLLAQKPFVPKKYFSIDRVFRNEAVDRTHLAEFHQIEGLVCDRGLTLGDLIGVLHDFFSRLGMSKLRFKPAYNPYTEPSMEIFSYHEGFKKWVEVGNSGMFRPEMLLPMGLPEDVRVIAWGLSLERPTMILYGIDNIRDLFGSKIDLGLIKKNPLCRLGI from the exons ATGGCGGAGGAGGCGATTCTGGGTTTCCTGGATAACAATACACAAATCTCTGACTCCGGTCAATTCGCAACCGACCAAGGTCTTGATCACAACGAAGTCGTCAACGTCATCAAGAGTCTCCATGGTTTCAGATACGTCGACGCCGAG GACATCAAAAAAGAGACCTGGGTGCTTACTGATGAGGGGAAAATGTATGCTGCTACTGGGTCACCTGAAATATTACTGTTCCTGGCCATACCACCAGAGGGTATCCCGAAAGACGAACTGCAG AAAAAGCTTGACCCAGCAGTTTACAAAATAGGATGTGCTCAGGCAGCGAAGAATAAATGGGTGGAGTTGGGAAAGTTAGTGACCAGAAAG GTCCAACAGGCAGAGGACAAGGTCAAAAATTTGCTGCTTCAGATACAAGAAGGAAAA GTTGTTGGCCAAGATGACATTAAAGCTCTCAAAGCAAGAAAGCTTATTGCTCAACA GACATGGAAGGGCTACTCAGTGAAAAAGGGTCTTAATTATGCTCCAAAGAGAAAGAAGGTCGCCACAGATTTGACTCGAGAAAACTTACAGAG GGGAGATTGGAAGGAATTAGAGTTTAAAGAATATAATTTCAGTGCTAAAGGTCTACCTATTGAAGGTGGTCATCTTCATCCACTGCTCAAG GTGAGACAGCAATTGAAGGATATCTTTCGACAAATGGG GTTTGAGGAGATGCCTACAAACAATTTTGTTGAGAGCAG CTTCTGGAATTTTGATGCCCTTTTCCAACCACAACAACACCCTGCACGAGATTCACATGATACATTCTTCCTGCAAG CTCCTTCGACTACAAATGAACTTCCTGAAGATTATGTTGAGCGAGTGAAAGCTGTTCATGAGTCTGGTGGTTATGGTTCTAGGGG ATATGGATATGATTGGAAAAGAGAGGAAGCAGACAAAAACCTTTTGCGGACACACACTACTGCTGTTTCTTCAAAGATGCTTTACTTGCTAGCCCAG AAACCATTTGTCCCCAAAAAGTACTTCTCTATAGATCGTGTTTTCAGGAATGAAGCAGTAGATCGGACTCACCTTGCCGAGTTTCACCAGATAGAAG GCCTGGTGTGTGATCGAGGGCTTACACTTGGTGATTTGATAGGAGTCCTGCATGATTTTTTCTCCCGCCTGG GCATGTCAAAGCTACGATTCAAGCCTGCTTATAATCCTTATACTGAACCCAGCATGGAGATTTTCAG TTATCATGAAGGCTTCAAAAAGTGGGTAGAGGTTGGGAATTCTGGTATGTTTAGACCTGAGATGTTGCTTCCCATGGGACTCCCAGAAGATGTTCGCGTTATTGCATGGGGTCTTTCCCTTGAGAG GCCAACCATGATTTTGTACGGGATTGACAACATTCGGGATCTCTTTGGATCCAAG ATCGATCTTGGTCTCATCAAGAAAAATCCATTATGTCGCCTTGGAATTTAG